In Hoplias malabaricus isolate fHopMal1 chromosome 6, fHopMal1.hap1, whole genome shotgun sequence, a single window of DNA contains:
- the LOC136699410 gene encoding tropomyosin-like — protein sequence MATTHQRVQATTAKVLRKMFNKDIIVHLENGLTFIIKSFQALTNDAVDSGTEQCSNYDYIREQIVKAHQSLEMSENEAQKGLKQLDENIEALTQEEGRLEQEMNNSKRSLESLKIAQTSNEELLKQYENSLRQATDHLRPIMIASGEGDISHASYAIEVAQKEVRSFESEVERSKSKVSEYKCKISQIERNIKQICDQVDQTREKIQNMKKQCESVAGFQKEVRKAVNCLGVLSGRASVAECQTRRFILPEPVMKAIEDVMKAAEDISGNQLLSHECVQKLSDVMEKNRKRAAICYSANNTEDESYY from the exons ATGGCCACTACCCACCAGAGGGTCCAGGCCACAACAGCCAAGG TTTTGAGAAAGATGTTCAATAAAGATATTATTGTACATCTAGAAAATGGCCTCACATTCATCATCAAATCCTTTCAGGCCCTAACTAATGATGCAGTAGACTCAGGTACTGAGCAGTGCTCCAACTACGACTACATCAGAGAGCAGATTGTGAAGGCCCATCAGAGTCTGGAGatgtctgaaaatgaagcccAAAAGGGTCTGAAGCAGCTGGATGAAAACATTGAGGCCCTTACACAAGAAGAGGGACGACTTGAACAAGAGATGAATAATTCAAAGCGAAGCTTGGAGAGCTTGAAAATAGCACAGACATCTAATGAAGAATTACTGAAACAGTACGAAAATTCTCTGAGGCAGGCCACAGACCATCTAC GTCCTATCATGATTGCATCTGGAGAAGGTGACATTTCTCACGCCTCATATGCTATAGAAGTAGCTCAGAAAGAAGTCAGAAGCTTTGAGTCTGAGGTGGAAAGGTCCAAATCTAAAGTGTCTGAGTACAAGTGTAAGATTTCCCAGATTGAACGTAACATCAAGCAGATTTGTGATCAGGTGGATCAAACCCGTGAAAAGATCCAGAACATGAAGAAGCAATGCGAGTCTGTAGCTGGTTTTCAGAAGGAGGTGAGAAAAGCTGTCAACTGTCTGGGTGTTCTGAGTGGAAGAGCCAGTGTGGCTGAATGTCAGACACGTAGGTTCATCCTCCCAGAACCAGTGATGAAGGCGATTGAAGACGTGATGAAGGCTGCAGAAGATATATCAGGAAATCAGCTTCTGTCTCATGAATGTGTCCAAAAACTCAGTGATGTGATGGAGAAGAACAGAAAACGGGCAGCTATCTGTTACTCAGCCAATAATACTGAAGATGAGTCTTACTACTGA